In Streptomyces violaceusniger Tu 4113, one DNA window encodes the following:
- a CDS encoding helix-turn-helix domain-containing protein: MSIGNLPEDGNSPEDDRVSIGRALQQARISAGLTVDEVSSSTRVRTPIVRGIEQDDFSRCGGDVYARGHIRVLARAVGCDPEPLIAQFDDEHGGRPTPTAPAPLFEAERIRADPRRPNWTAAMVAAIVAVVGFVGFTLFRGGNGDGSTVAEDTGSPKPSASAPTNSAAPSKPAAPNKPDPSDSAIAGVPADKVTVKLTAEGGQSWISAQDHNGRLIEEGVLREGDSKTLSDSRRIDLVLGNAGAIKLFVNGKEVKNVGTSGAVQRLSYTKGDPEAG, from the coding sequence GTGTCCATCGGCAACCTTCCCGAAGACGGCAACTCCCCCGAAGACGACCGGGTTTCCATCGGTCGCGCCCTCCAGCAGGCCCGTATCTCCGCGGGGCTGACCGTCGACGAGGTCAGTTCCTCCACCCGGGTGCGCACCCCCATCGTGCGGGGCATCGAGCAGGACGATTTCTCGCGCTGTGGCGGCGATGTCTACGCCCGCGGACACATCCGTGTGCTCGCGCGCGCCGTGGGCTGCGATCCGGAGCCCCTGATCGCACAGTTCGACGACGAACACGGCGGCCGGCCCACGCCGACCGCGCCGGCGCCGCTGTTCGAGGCCGAGCGGATCCGCGCCGATCCCCGGCGCCCCAACTGGACGGCCGCGATGGTCGCGGCCATCGTCGCCGTCGTCGGGTTCGTGGGCTTCACTCTTTTCAGGGGCGGCAACGGCGACGGCTCGACGGTCGCCGAGGACACCGGCTCCCCCAAGCCCAGCGCCTCCGCGCCCACCAACAGCGCCGCCCCCTCCAAGCCCGCCGCCCCGAACAAGCCCGACCCGTCCGACAGTGCCATCGCGGGCGTCCCGGCGGACAAGGTCACCGTCAAGCTGACCGCCGAGGGCGGCCAGAGCTGGATCTCCGCCCAGGATCACAACGGCCGGCTGATCGAGGAGGGCGTGCTGCGCGAGGGCGACTCCAAGACCTTGAGCGACAGCAGGCGCATCGACCTGGTGCTGGGCAACGCCGGGGCGATCAAGCTGTTCGTGAACGGCAAGGAAGTGAAGAACGTGGGCACCAGCGGGGCCGTCCAGCGGCTGAGCTACACCAAGGGAGACCCCGAAGCGGGCTGA
- the rimO gene encoding 30S ribosomal protein S12 methylthiotransferase RimO: MPERRTVALVTLGCARNEVDSEELAGRLAADGWELVEEATEADVAVVNTCGFVEAAKKDSVDALLEANDLKDHGRTQAVVAVGCMAERYGKELAEALPEADGVLGFDDYADISDRLRTILAGGVHASHTPRDRRKLLPISPAERQDAASVALPGHAQDTAPEDLPEGVAPASGPRAPLRRRLDSSPVASVKLASGCDRRCSFCAIPSFRGSFISRRPSDVLGETRWLAEQGVKEIMLVSENNTSYGKDLGDIRLLETLLPELAAVDGIERIRVSYLQPAEMRPGLIDVLTSTEKVAPYFDLSFQHSAPGVLRAMRRFGDTDRFLELLETIRGKAPQAGARSNFIVGFPGETEDDLAELERFLSEARLDAIGVFGYSDEDGTEAAGYENKVDPEVVAERLERVSRLAEELTAQRAEERLGEVVEVLVEEIDDTGAVLGRGAHQAPETDGQTLLSTGGEPEVGRMVEAKVIATEGVDLVAEPLEPLERQGGGEPTGKADR; encoded by the coding sequence ATGCCCGAACGCCGCACCGTCGCCCTTGTCACCCTTGGCTGCGCCCGTAACGAGGTGGACTCGGAGGAGCTCGCAGGCCGCTTGGCGGCGGACGGCTGGGAGCTCGTCGAGGAAGCCACCGAGGCGGACGTCGCCGTCGTCAACACCTGTGGCTTCGTGGAGGCCGCCAAAAAGGACTCGGTCGACGCCCTGCTGGAGGCGAACGACCTGAAGGACCACGGCCGCACCCAGGCCGTGGTGGCCGTCGGCTGCATGGCCGAGCGGTACGGCAAGGAGCTCGCGGAGGCGCTGCCCGAGGCCGACGGGGTGCTCGGCTTCGACGACTACGCCGATATCTCCGACCGTCTGCGGACCATCCTCGCCGGTGGCGTCCACGCCTCCCACACCCCTCGCGACCGCCGCAAGCTGCTGCCGATCAGCCCGGCCGAGCGGCAGGACGCCGCCTCGGTGGCGCTGCCCGGCCACGCCCAGGACACCGCGCCCGAGGACCTGCCCGAGGGGGTGGCCCCGGCCTCCGGGCCGCGGGCCCCGCTGCGCCGCAGACTGGACAGCAGCCCGGTCGCCTCGGTGAAGCTGGCCTCCGGCTGCGACCGGCGCTGCTCGTTCTGCGCCATCCCGTCCTTCCGCGGCTCCTTCATCTCGCGCCGCCCCTCCGATGTGCTGGGCGAGACCCGCTGGCTGGCCGAGCAGGGGGTGAAGGAGATCATGCTGGTCTCCGAGAACAACACCTCGTACGGCAAGGACCTGGGGGACATCCGGCTGCTGGAGACGCTGCTGCCGGAGCTGGCCGCGGTGGATGGCATCGAGCGGATCCGGGTCAGCTATCTGCAGCCCGCCGAGATGCGTCCCGGACTGATCGACGTGCTCACCTCGACCGAGAAGGTCGCGCCGTACTTCGATCTGTCCTTCCAGCACTCGGCGCCCGGGGTGCTGCGCGCCATGCGCCGCTTCGGCGACACCGACCGGTTCCTGGAGCTGCTCGAGACGATCAGAGGCAAGGCGCCGCAGGCCGGCGCCCGGTCGAACTTCATCGTCGGCTTCCCCGGCGAGACCGAGGACGACCTGGCGGAGCTGGAGCGCTTCCTCAGCGAGGCGCGGCTGGACGCGATCGGCGTCTTCGGGTACTCGGACGAGGACGGCACCGAGGCCGCCGGTTACGAGAACAAGGTCGACCCCGAGGTGGTCGCCGAGCGCCTGGAGCGCGTCTCGCGCCTCGCGGAGGAGCTGACCGCCCAGCGGGCGGAGGAGCGGCTCGGCGAGGTCGTCGAGGTGCTGGTGGAGGAGATCGACGACACCGGGGCAGTCCTGGGCCGAGGCGCCCACCAGGCGCCGGAGACCGATGGCCAGACGCTGCTCAGCACCGGCGGGGAGCCGGAGGTGGGCCGTATGGTCGAAGCGAAGGTGATCGCGACGGAGGGAGTGGACCTCGTCGCGGAGCCGCTTGAGCCGCTGGAGCGGCAGGGTGGCGGCGAGCCCACCGGGAAGGCGGACAGATGA
- the pgsA gene encoding CDP-diacylglycerol--glycerol-3-phosphate 3-phosphatidyltransferase, which produces MTGVPASAAGGHRRPAAAVRPAGLWNIANILTMVRLLLVPGFVLLMLHNGGYDPAWRSVAWAAFAIAMITDLFDGHLARRYNLVTDFGKIADPIADKAIMGAALICLSALSDLPWWVTGVILFREIGITLMRFWVIRIGVIPASRGGKLKTLAQGTAVGMYILALTGPLATLRFWMMAVAVILTVVTGLDYVRQAIVLRRAGRAAEEATG; this is translated from the coding sequence ATGACGGGTGTCCCGGCCTCCGCCGCGGGAGGTCACCGCCGCCCGGCGGCCGCTGTCAGGCCCGCCGGTTTGTGGAACATCGCCAATATCCTCACCATGGTGCGGCTGCTCCTGGTGCCCGGGTTCGTGTTGTTGATGCTGCACAACGGCGGGTACGACCCGGCGTGGCGCTCCGTGGCCTGGGCGGCGTTCGCCATCGCCATGATCACCGATCTCTTCGACGGTCATCTGGCCCGCCGGTACAACCTGGTCACCGACTTCGGGAAGATCGCCGATCCGATCGCGGACAAGGCGATCATGGGCGCGGCGCTGATCTGTCTGTCGGCTCTGTCCGACCTTCCCTGGTGGGTGACGGGGGTGATTCTCTTCCGTGAGATCGGAATCACACTCATGCGGTTCTGGGTGATCCGGATCGGGGTCATTCCGGCCAGCCGGGGCGGAAAGCTGAAGACGCTCGCGCAGGGCACCGCCGTCGGGATGTACATCCTGGCGCTCACCGGGCCGCTGGCCACGCTGCGGTTCTGGATGATGGCCGTGGCCGTGATCCTTACCGTGGTCACCGGCCTCGACTACGTCCGGCAGGCGATCGTGCTGCGCCGGGCGGGCCGGGCGGCGGAGGAGGCCACGGGGTGA